The Chitinophagales bacterium genome includes a region encoding these proteins:
- a CDS encoding OmpA family protein: MKKGQKYIKRAIKINISKIVLLLMMLLFLGMQTKAQVIEGGGVTENAIGGISKAEKLYNDLAYKEAIPLYEDYLKKKGEGDVKAMSELGDCYRLTSNFVQAEYWYGKAVNAGDELDPKYKLYYAQMLQANEKYEEAAKWYANYKQSVPEDKRAGNQLKASADYGQYLLSRDRYEIHNLDFNSGGYDFGPYYKDGGLYYSSSRDSSKAIGREHTWTGTQFFDMYFVEGKGTKFDSKPKQLKDDASTKYHEATPSFTPEGNKVYFTRNNYYHGKTGKSDDKIVKLKIYESEVNGLKWDKDKEFAYNNDEYSVGHPALTPDGNTMYFISDMPGGYGGTDVYVTQKEGEGSWGTPKNLGPEINTEGMEMFPYVDKDNNLYFASDGHGGLGGLDIFRTKVDAKTDKVGKIRNIGAPINSSYDDFGLVYGEDKSTGYFTSNREGGHGLDDIYSFEDDGIYLEGIVVDAQTGEPICESKVKMIAKTTSSEEGRTETECDGEFEFGVIKNMDYCFEASAEGYASNNSVCATTKGVEPGGTVFVKIPLEKSKEYAMSITVLGKSLESLNTPNTTTPESIENIDNKTPENTHPLAGAKILLSSKCEGWTKALVADENGKICEIVRCDCDYIVVANKEGYLPGYTEVIKDDGDCKIDMRCGVNPKEVEVILDPIPGGMIDTDGDGIPDSYPDGTISEPIVLKDIYYDFDKWYIREESEGDLNKLLSFMQENPSVIVEIGSHTDSRAPYDYNIKLSQRRAQSVVNWLIARGISKNRLQAKGYGETQPVNGCTDGVPCSEYEHQRNRRTEFRIVGGGYDFKSLQRFDMQVNPCRDCPF, translated from the coding sequence GGCATGCAAACCAAAGCACAAGTAATAGAAGGCGGTGGAGTTACAGAAAATGCAATAGGAGGCATAAGCAAAGCAGAGAAGTTATACAACGACTTAGCCTACAAAGAAGCGATACCATTATATGAAGATTACCTAAAGAAAAAAGGTGAAGGCGATGTCAAAGCGATGAGCGAGTTAGGCGATTGCTATAGATTAACATCTAACTTTGTACAAGCAGAGTATTGGTATGGCAAAGCAGTAAATGCAGGAGATGAATTAGATCCAAAATACAAGCTATACTACGCACAAATGCTACAGGCAAATGAGAAGTATGAAGAAGCAGCAAAGTGGTATGCCAATTACAAGCAAAGTGTACCAGAAGATAAAAGAGCAGGGAATCAACTCAAAGCAAGTGCGGACTACGGACAGTACTTACTAAGTAGAGATAGATACGAAATACATAATTTAGATTTTAACAGTGGTGGATATGATTTTGGACCATATTACAAAGACGGTGGCTTATACTACTCCTCAAGTAGAGACAGTTCAAAAGCAATAGGCAGAGAACACACATGGACAGGGACACAGTTTTTTGATATGTATTTTGTAGAAGGAAAAGGTACGAAGTTCGATAGCAAGCCAAAACAGCTAAAAGACGATGCCAGTACGAAGTATCACGAAGCAACACCAAGCTTCACACCAGAAGGGAATAAGGTTTATTTCACCAGAAACAACTATTATCATGGCAAGACAGGCAAGAGTGATGATAAGATAGTAAAGTTAAAGATATACGAATCGGAGGTGAATGGACTGAAGTGGGACAAAGACAAAGAGTTTGCGTATAACAATGATGAGTATAGTGTAGGACATCCAGCACTTACACCAGATGGTAATACGATGTATTTTATCAGTGATATGCCAGGTGGTTACGGTGGTACAGATGTATATGTAACACAGAAAGAAGGCGAAGGCAGTTGGGGTACACCAAAGAACTTAGGACCAGAAATCAACACAGAAGGCATGGAGATGTTTCCGTATGTAGATAAGGATAATAACCTATATTTTGCTAGTGATGGACATGGCGGTTTAGGCGGTCTAGACATCTTTAGAACGAAAGTAGACGCAAAGACAGACAAAGTAGGTAAGATAAGAAACATAGGAGCACCAATCAACAGCTCTTATGATGACTTTGGCTTAGTATATGGCGAAGACAAAAGCACAGGATATTTTACATCAAACAGAGAAGGCGGACATGGATTAGATGACATTTATAGCTTTGAGGATGATGGAATTTACCTAGAAGGAATAGTAGTAGATGCACAAACAGGCGAGCCAATCTGTGAGAGTAAAGTAAAGATGATCGCCAAAACTACGAGCAGTGAAGAAGGTAGAACAGAAACGGAGTGCGATGGTGAGTTTGAGTTTGGAGTGATTAAGAATATGGATTACTGTTTTGAGGCGAGTGCAGAAGGTTATGCAAGCAACAATAGTGTGTGTGCTACAACCAAAGGCGTAGAGCCAGGTGGAACAGTATTTGTAAAAATACCATTAGAGAAGAGCAAAGAATATGCTATGAGCATCACGGTACTAGGTAAGAGCTTAGAGAGCTTAAACACACCAAATACTACGACACCAGAAAGCATAGAAAACATAGACAACAAAACACCAGAGAATACACATCCACTGGCAGGAGCGAAGATACTATTGTCTAGCAAGTGTGAAGGATGGACAAAAGCACTAGTAGCAGATGAGAATGGTAAGATATGCGAGATAGTAAGATGCGACTGTGATTACATAGTAGTAGCCAACAAAGAAGGATACCTACCAGGATATACAGAAGTAATCAAAGATGATGGCGATTGTAAGATAGACATGAGATGTGGTGTTAATCCAAAAGAAGTAGAAGTAATACTAGATCCAATACCAGGTGGTATGATAGACACAGATGGCGATGGCATACCAGACAGCTATCCAGATGGAACCATATCAGAGCCAATCGTGTTAAAAGACATTTATTATGACTTTGACAAGTGGTATATAAGAGAAGAGAGTGAAGGCGACTTAAACAAGTTACTTAGCTTCATGCAAGAGAACCCAAGTGTGATAGTAGAAATTGGCTCACATACCGACTCAAGAGCACCATATGATTATAACATCAAGCTATCGCAACGCAGAGCACAGAGTGTAGTGAACTGGTTGATAGCAAGAGGCATCAGCAAGAATAGACTACAAGCCAAAGGCTATGGTGAAACACAACCAGTGAATGGCTGTACCGATGGTGTACCATGTAGCGAGTACGAACACCAAAGAAACAGAAGAACAGAGTTTAGAATAGTAGGAGGTGGCTACGACTTCAAATCACTACAAAGATTTGATATGCAAGTCAACCCATGTAGAGACTGCCCATTCTAA